GtaatcattttgtgtgtgtgagatgtgcaGTTTCTCTCCCATCTtccttattcattcattttttaaagaggTGTTAAttgtgtgaagaagaagaagaaaatgagctAATGCCACTCTTTGGAAACATCAGTATTATTGTAGGTTGGAGGATGAATGTTTATTTTGGCATTTTAGATTTGTGTGGAACATCTAATGATATTCAAAAGGAAAATCAACCCAAAGTCAAAAAGACACCTACCTTAGTTCTTTAGTCATCTGGCTCATCTATCATGTTTCACTCATCACTGTTGAAAATCTACCCATCAGTTCTGTGTGTTCATTATAGTTAGACCTCATAGTTGATAATTGTTCCATAATATCTTTTCTGACACTATCAATCAAAAAATCTCTCTGTAGTTTTCATAAGATGAGAATAGCTGTTACCGAAACCTCATCTAGACATGAGATCCCaggaaaatgtattatattGATTGTTTGTTCTTTCTTCACCAATTTCTCTCATTCTGAACTACATTAACTGTTAAAGAAAAATGTGCAGTTGATTTTTCATTTGTATGTTTGTGCATGAGGTGTTTTTTCCGTGGACTTGAAGCGTATCTTGGTGATTTTAATTGTTTGACAATTTGCACAGGCGACAGGCAGAGTGTGCCAAAACTGCCAGGATTCAGATGGCTTTACCACCCGGAGGGAAAACAGCTCCGGCGGTGGCTCCCGGCGCTAACCTCTACGAGGAGCTGGGTGACAGCAGCATGTGAGTCAACCCTGACCCTTCCTCATCCACCTCCCATCCCACCTGTTCCCGTCCTACGCCGCTACTCTTGCTCTGCAGGTTCCCTTCTTTAAAGTTTCTGCTTTCATGTTTAAACGCCAGTACTCCTCCTTTAGTGTTCTCCTGCTTCCGACACCAACTGTTGTCTAGCATTCACAATCATTTCCCCTTCGCTTTTCTGAAATGGCTACTGGCAGCTCTGCATGTTGACGCAGACAGCCACCTTCTGCTTGAGAGATATTCCTCCCTGCATCAATGGATCGCCTTGTATCTTCGCTTCCTCGCCATTATCCACTTTAAATGTCAGCAAGCCATGGTGTGCGCTGCAGCACAGCTGGGGATAGTGCTGGAGCTAATACATGAACTCTGCCTGTGTATGCTTTTTGTAAAACACTTATGTTTGGTGTTTATCGAATGTATAGTTTACTGGTAATAGAAACAAATAGTCTGGTCTGTGCTTTGTAGCTGCTTTCATAAATTACTCCAAAGATTCCTTTGAGCTTGCCTCTATTCCCAGTGCTTTGCATTCggatttcattttgaataaaaaaaaaaaaacacctaatGAATTGCTAGTACctgctaaataaatgaatgtttaatATGTAAATGAGACAAAATTGAATTTAAACAGCTGCCCCACTGGGTCTAATAATTTGGATTAACAGCATTTTAATAAATACTGCTATTGACATTTCATTCTCAttatataaaagaaaatgaaagcacAACGGCAAGCTGAAAAGAGCTTGTGCAATGTTTACAACAGATGTTGACCAACACTCGACAGCAAGCCGCAGCTTCTGATTCCGTGGCAGAAGAGCTCTCGTGGGGATTGTATTGTAGCTGAGCAACATTCATTTGGAGGTTATATATAAGCGTCGTTCCTATAAGAAAACCCATTAAAAGACACAGAGCGgtacagtgtgtctgtgtgtgtgtgcgaaggTTTTTTTAAAGGGTTAGGCTCCAAGACATTAGTGCAAGGCAATGAGATGTCCCCAACAgcccatcgtgtgtgtgtgtttgtgccaacAGTCTGGCATACGCTGCAGGGACACACAGCAAACATCATTTCAGTATTGACGTATTCCTGCGCTTACGTTTCATccacacttctgacagttctGCTTCAGTCTTCTTACCATCTGTCTGTGTTTCTATCATTTCtattcctccgtctctctggaTTCAGACTGCAGTAAGTAATCCTAAAATAGATAACCTCTAAAGTCTATCATCAATAGTATTTGTATGCAATAACACAGGGGAGAACCATAGTTTTCCCAGTTCCTTGTAACTTTTGCTGAGCATATGCACATATACAGTATAGGTTTTATTTTGGTATGTAAAGAACTTTTTTCAAACTGAGAGACTCGTGCATTGATATAGTTAGTTGATTGTCCTGTGTGGTGGTAGCAGTTTTTAGGCTTTGTGAAAAGCTTTAACTTCCATGTAGTCAGGAAAAGTGAATCAACCTTTACTGATTTTTTGCCCCTTACCTCCACATCTATTTGTGTTGCGACTGATTGCACTAATGCATCCAATGTGAGTTAAGCCAAACTTTACAATTATTTAGAATAGACGTAGAAAGTTTGTCACTTAGGTTGCCTTAACATACAGATTTTGCAGTCTCAATACTTGAGAGTCCTAATCAACTAAGACgcaggaacattgatagcagtgTTGCTTTTGCCTTgatcttttttctttgctcccCTCACCCGTAAACCATGACTCTTCACCTGttttcaagtcttttttttttcttcttcacctctACTTTTCACTGGGGCAGGGTTAAAAAGTCGGTCATTGAGGAGGCCGACCGCCACAGGATTCTTAGCACCTTATCCTGTCGCGCCATTGCATCCCGCGGCAACGGAGCGTTGCATGTCGACCTGCCCAAGTCCGAGAGCAACGTGACCTTCCTCTCTGATCGCAACCCGCTCACCACTCACAACCCCGTGTACGATGACAGCAGCCCCGAGGTCTCCCCGCGGGGGGGGAGCCCGTCGGAGAAGcgcttctccttttctcctccccgCTCGGCGGGGTCGGACTGCGTCAGGTCAATGCCTGCCCGTGTTCAGGGAGGGCCGCGCGGTTACGAGACCCCGAGGAGACGAGCCCTTATGGACCCGGACGACTGGGAGCTCCAGCTTCTCAGCGCGGCCGCGAGCGGCAGGCGGAGGCCGGAGGGCTTCGACGCGTTTCGCCTGCGTAGCAGCACAGAGACCAAGTTGTCGGGACGGGTCAGGCATTCTGAGCAACAGGCCCCCCCGGAGCAAACCCGCAAGCACAGCGGTGGCTTCCggggctccttctcctccatccttGTCAGAGATGAAGACAGCGATGAAGTGCTGGAGCTGACCTCCGAAACGCTGCTCTCCATCATGGATTACCCCTATGGCACCCCTTTCGTTGGCAGGGATCGCCCGCCCAGCGTTGTCATTAATCAGGGAGACGACTCATGGCCCCTTGCTAGCCGGAGATCGACACCACCCGTCCACGGGAAGCTTAGCTCCAGCATCTCCAGCTACGCGACAGCTCAGCCGTGTCAGATCACCGTGGAGGTCATACCAGACCCGCCGGAAATTCCCGctccgcctccgccgccgccgctgcggcGGCATCCGCCTTCGCCGTCCACGTCCCCTCCCTCCAGTCCGCCGTCTtctcccccctcgtccccccacATTCATAAACCTCAGCATTCGCctcactcctcccctcctcccgtccATAAACGGGTTACGCCCCCGCCTCCACCGCCTCTCCCCCCACCGCCTCTCCCTTCCCTGCCCCTgcctcccccgcccccaccctcacccACTAACAGCAATCAGTCGCGCCCAGTCGGCCAGTTTGTTCCAACTTTTTTGCCGCCCGCCTCCTCGCTTCGCCCCGTGTCAGAGCGaaaacatcctcctcctcctcctcctcttcactcatCACAAGCTGATGCCGGGAAAAAGGAACTTAAAGGGATCCTGAAAAACATCCAGAATCTTGCCGACATAGAGAGATCTGTTGCCAATCTGTATAGCCAAGTAGACAAAACTAGCAAGGTGCCCAGGTTTAACAAGAAACCACAAGTGACTGAAGAATCAGCTGCTAACAAAATGCAAAGCTCTGATCCCTGGGAAGAGCAAAGCACGCCAAAAACAACCAACTCCAGCTCCGCAGTCCAAGTCAACTCAACAACAAGTGGGAACTATGCAGAAAATGGAACGAGTGAACTTGACATGGCAGCAGACATTCAGCAGACAAGCCAATTGAACTCCAGCAGCCCAAACACTGCTGAGCACCCGTCCTCCCAATCCACAGTGTTCtgactttttctctctgtctccacttTTACATTCATACAAATCCCTACTTGTGTGCTTTTTTCAACCATGTTTAGTTTGCTGCACAGTTGGTAGTATTTTGCATTAGCAATAGCCAAGTCCGACGAGTTCTGACTGTCAGGGTCTTTCAGACTAAATGCTTTTTTACAGGATAATTTGTGTGGAAATGGAATTGTAGTGCCAGCTGTCAGAAATGTACTTAGTGCTGCCACATTTACTATAGAATGTGCTGACAGGCTTCCATTAGAACATAAAAGAGGATTGCACATACAGTCTGTTTGGTCCAGTTTTGTATGTTTTAATGACCTAAACCGCAATGAGATCTGTGGTTTGATAGTGTTAAGCATATCCCAGTTCATACCATGATTTAGAGTTAGTGTTATCTGTTTTTGTAGttcatgtttttaacatttctgaACCAAAGCTACTTTTGATTATAGTAAACGCCAACATTTATGAATCTGCATTTTTCTGATTTTGAATTCATTGGACTTCTTCACCTACGACCAAAGCATGATGGCAAGGAGGCTGTTTCTTCATGCAGAATTCTAATCATGCAATGTATAATGCTACGATTGTTTTTAAACAAGGGAAGATTCCCAAGAATTTCCCGCGGGTGTGAAACcgtattaaattattttaaactacTTAATGTCATATACACCCCTGAGCAAGCGAACAttatacacagaaaaaaaaaactaatccaGAAATATTACATAAAAATTAAATTGATTACACAAATGCAGGTTACGGTAAatcctttcatttaaaatataatggGTGTCGAATGTGGATGTGAGCCAGACACTGCTAAGTGAAAACATCTTATGTCGGCTATGAAAACACATTGATTGGGTTTCCCGGCGAGCTCACGTTGAATGAAGAGAGGCAACCTCTGGAGTACCTGTCGGTTCACATGTCTGCACTGATCCTCCCACGTGATGAGATAGCCAATGTTCTGGCGCACACTGGAAAAAGGCTAATTAGAGAACCAATCAATCGTTAACTAGGACCGCTGCCTTTGGGACTGTCAACTACTGTTACCCTCtccttcttttttccatttctctgaCCTTCTGCCTTTGGCATTTGTCTGTGTTTCTATCTCACTTCTTCTCCCCCTGTAGTTGGTACTCTCCAGTCCATGGTCTCTTCTTGTTAATCTTTCCTCGTGGTTCTCGGGAGATTCTATTACCTTCTCTACACTCATTGCAATGCGCCTTCCgtctccctcttccttccttttttttctgtgctcaGGCTTTTTCCacttctgctcctctctgtctttctgtcacaTTTCTCCcttcatgtgtttgtttcatgaCCTGAGGCAAATGGTCTTAGCGTACCTCCATTCCGGAGCGATGTAATGTTTGATTCATCAAGCGCTCCCCTGATGGGCAGATCGAAGGCCTGCTCGTTCTGTATTCCATGTTCACCACATGGggtaatctcttttttttaaaagctcacCTGCTGGGGTTTTTCACCCAAAGAGCAGAATGCATTGATGAACAGTGTTCTTCATCTTACATTTTACAGCAGTCTCTACTGTaatatttgaatttgaaaataCGAACAGAGGACTTTGTAGTTAACAGTAGTATTTGGCTGTAATCAGTATCTCTGTACCCACAGATTCTTTTCAAAAGGGATCTATGGTGCATGAAAACACGCTCTGCTCTGACACCATGTCATCATGTTTTccttgtctttgttgttgtccGTGTTGTTTGAAGGGAATATCAATACCACTCACACTGAAAATAGATGTTATTCTTCCTGCTGTAACACTCAGCAGGAAGAAGCGTATTTTGCGAACATTTTGAACTCATCTTTAAGCTTTAATTTCTTCTGCAATGCGTTGGGTAAATGTGCTTTGATGCTTAAGACATTTATGTGAGAAAAGCAAACTACACTGTATTGTTTTCAGCCTAGAAATGTGTAGTGAAAAGATGAAAATCACCTTACTGCTATAAATATAATGCTCTGGGTCCTTCAGGATTCAAgtcttgcctttttttttttttttttttttacaacattacCTTATTATCACCCTTCTTCCCCAAAGTCCCCTCTGTTGCAAACTTCCCGTGGCTGCCGTCCACTGGGCAGTTGTTCCTGATGTTTCATGAATcagcagcagccagcagctGAGCCAACAGGTCATCCATCAGATCCCACTCCCATCACCCACTATGCCTGGGAGGCGTGGCCATGTGGCTGTGCCCTGTCCGCCGCTCCCTGCCCATAATAACAGATTACAGCTCCCCCGAGGAAGCTCACATCATTGCTTGGCCATATATCTCAGCGCGAAAGTCGTCATTATTTATGGGCCTAGACAGTTAACAGTTGTACGCTTGTGAAACTGGAGGGTTCAGCCGGGCTGCGCCATTACTCGCCATTTCTCATTGACTATTGCTGAATGCACGTGTATTCTTGTCCTtaggagttgttgttgttgtttgttttttggaattCCTAAGATTTGATTACATCAACTTGATAGAAAATGGCACATTATGGGATAACCTAAGACAATTGTAATAACTTTCTTGTTCCTTCCTGAATCACAATGTCCTTTCCGTATCTGCTAAGAGATGCTGTCTGTGTGaacgctgttttttttctttttcaaactctCAATCTTTCCGGCCTCTTTGATATTTGCATTtatcttatctttttttctctccctgtttgGAAGAGATAACAGTGGGGAAAACAGCCCACACCAGCATAATAGCATTGTGGCCTAgagcatcctttttttttaaactgaacaATATCTGCAACACTAATTTAACATGTATAAAATGCACAGTAAGTAAATCTGCAATTTCTTCACCGGTCAGCAGAATGTAGTGCTGTAGACgtaacatttcatttatctgAAAGTACTTGAAATGTTGCTGTTAAACCATATTCATTGTTTGTCTTGTTTCCTCCTTTCTTCGGGAGACAGCAGGCGAGGCTACGGCAGACAGGTAAGCATTCCTGTTGTGATGTGTTCTTATCTTTGTGTTGCGCCAAGACATGTTGTCACTCTCAAAGCCGGTTCGAGGCAGCTTATATCCTATTACTCTTATCTACAACTGACTTGATGGAAAAGTCTGAATGAGACTACTAGAAGATCCCGCCGATAGGACTTCTGACACTGACATCACAGTTTAGGTTTGATTTAAAACTATGTTGTATTCCTCTATGTTCCTGTCAATTGGCATATACGCatttagatgaaaaaaaaaaaaaactaatcccAGAGTCCAAACAAGGCGAAGTTGTttgattttaaattattttatttgtcacCATCAAATAATCTATGAACTGTCAgcatctaacacacacacagtgttttatttttgtcttactTTCTATCATGCTTTTTCCCACATTTTCCTTTTGCTtcattttcatcaatattttatcttttcatCTTGGTATAATTATGTATCGTAGAGCAAGAATCGGCATGCCTGCAACCTCTGTATTTTAATCTGAAATGTGTCGAGTGAACTCTTCATTATGCTTGTGTCTCTCCTCCCCGTCCCTTCCTTCCTTTACTTTATCCTTCTTCTGTACTATTTTTGGCAGCAACAGCAACTGCTGAGGCCATCTCTTCTGAGACCTGAGGTAGAAACCCTCCTGCTTTTCCTTAACTCACAGGGGTTGTAGTCCTTAAGCTTTATGCTCGCCCTGCATGCTGCTGGAAGCTCTTCTGCTTCTGTCTTTCTCTGAGGAGTGCTGAGtaatttctctctctgcctctctgaaaTAAAGGAACTCTCCATGGAGTCAGGTATCGAGCCAGGCCAGGACTACTACACACAAGACTACTATAATTACGACCAAGGGTGAGCGTGCAGACCCACATTATTAGGACTTATTTGTTGTGAAATAGCCTTCCAGCTCCCAATGCTTTAGGGTCCTTGGCAGTTTAGAATGAAATAATGAGTGTAACTAATGTTTGCCCTTCAGCTGTACGTATCATCCAAGTGTTTACCCTTTCTGCTCCCATCAAGTGGGATCAATTATACAGCTTTGAGTCGGGCACCTGAGAGTGTCTCAGTGCTTTTGCGTGGTTTATATGATAGGTGGTGTTTTGGCTTGCCTGTTGCAGCCCAGATGGGctaaagagagaaaacatgGAACTTAAAGCCGTAACAGCTGCTGGGAAATTGTTATTCACTAAACGCTCCCGCTCTACGGCAGGTGACTTGCAACACACTGGGGAATTACGAGTTCATCACATGGAGAAGATTCTGCACTCTACAGGCTTAAAATGCTgacaattgtttaaaaaattgTAATTGCCATGGAAGTTGCCCAGGAACTTACTCTACATAATCTTTACAAACTCTAATTGCCTCATTGTGTCTAAATCACATGTTCAGAAGGTGGTTATGACACAAATTACCATCAGCGTCTTTACTTTAGGTTCTTCTGTCATTTGTTATTGTGGAGTAAGGGGAATAAGTCACATGTTCAGTATCAGTGATAAAATCAGCTAATTGAGGTCATCAACCACACCAATGCAGACGGttaaaatagtaaaaaatagaacatgcaaatacaatatataaaagGATaaatctcctcttcttctttgttcttcatttaatttaaatctgCAAAAAAATTGAACTTTGCCCACACATGCTccggaataaaataaaacggtaCATTGGAGAAGAGCACCCTCATTTATTTGAAGTGTTGAAAGGCATTGATGAAATGTTAGGCAATACTTGTTACCCCACAGGTCTCCATATCGGTACGTCTAAGCATCCAAGTTACTAGATCCCTTTTAGAAAACATAGGCaaattcttttttaaaagctctATCACCCTCTGGAACAAAATTACAAACTTAACCAAATCACCCCACAAATCAATGCGTATCCTATACTGACTAAACAAAACCATAGGTAAAGTACCAGCAATTTTACCATGTTTCATTGTTcatattttgtgtatcttttacTCAGGTACGACATTCCTCAGTATGGCAGTCGGAGGAAGCTGATAGCTCCCATGTATGATGAATATGGAGAGGTGATCATGGAGGACGATGGGTATTTCTACAGTCCTCAAGGCCCC
This portion of the Gasterosteus aculeatus chromosome 6, fGasAcu3.hap1.1, whole genome shotgun sequence genome encodes:
- the LOC144409467 gene encoding protocadherin-15-like — protein: MTLHLFSSLFFFFFTSTFHWGRVKKSVIEEADRHRILSTLSCRAIASRGNGALHVDLPKSESNVTFLSDRNPLTTHNPVYDDSSPEVSPRGGSPSEKRFSFSPPRSAGSDCVRSMPARVQGGPRGYETPRRRALMDPDDWELQLLSAAASGRRRPEGFDAFRLRSSTETKLSGRVRHSEQQAPPEQTRKHSGGFRGSFSSILVRDEDSDEVLELTSETLLSIMDYPYGTPFVGRDRPPSVVINQGDDSWPLASRRSTPPVHGKLSSSISSYATAQPCQITVEVIPDPPEIPAPPPPPPLRRHPPSPSTSPPSSPPSSPPSSPHIHKPQHSPHSSPPPVHKRVTPPPPPPLPPPPLPSLPLPPPPPPSPTNSNQSRPVGQFVPTFLPPASSLRPVSERKHPPPPPPLHSSQADAGKKELKGILKNIQNLADIERSVANLYSQVDKTSKVPRFNKKPQVTEESAANKMQSSDPWEEQSTPKTTNSSSAVQVNSTTSGNYAENGTSELDMAADIQQTSQLNSSSPNTAEHPSSQSTVF